From Quercus lobata isolate SW786 chromosome 11, ValleyOak3.0 Primary Assembly, whole genome shotgun sequence:
GGTAGAGATGGGTTTGGCTCATTTTCCCATGGTTTTAAAACTCAAAGAACTAATTTTGGTCCCAGTTTCCAGTTGTGCCCagtttttgattgattttggcttgtttttatttggaattattACTTTTTACCAGACCAAATTGGTACTCGGTTTCCAGTTGAACCAGCCGGTTTGGtctgatttttaaaactatgcgTTTTCCCCTTTCTTCTTAATAGATTATTcttgattaccaaaaaaaaaaaaaaaaaaaaaaaaaggtaaattacaacttacccacttgtagtttgatcaaaatttaagtTACCTGCCTGTTGTTTAAAAGTTGATACTTTGCTCACCTGAGGTTCACTCATTTAGGCTTCCGTTACCCACCTTTGTACTTTAATagttaaaaacacaaaaaacatagcaaaatcataaaaatcaagatctaaaagtatatttcttaaaatagtgAAGGTTTGGCATAGGAACATTCTTCCTCTTCATAAGAATATTCTTAAGCCtatcaatccaaacaaaagTCTCAAGAGGATATTTTTCCTCCATTTAATCaatgaatgtttgaattttgCATGTCTTGACTTATGGATGTTGTGCAAATCACAAATGTTAGCCTCttacaaactaatttttagGCATATTTTCATATGATAAACTTATTCTGGACTACACAAAACCAAATTATTATATTCTGAGAGAGAGTGGTCATGGGGAGATTAAAGGCTTTGGGCCATCTAATCCAACTGGTTCATTTCCAATTCCAATGTTGTGCTTGAATGGAGTTCATTTTGGGTATTACCAAAAGTTGATGAAGATGAGATAGAAGGGGGAGATGTAACGATTTCTAATTTCAtcataattttagttttacttcgaattttcaagaaataatgaatttttaaattttggatgtAGAAGTAAAAAAtgtacttattttttaagttgcTGGTGTGATATACTCCATGTAGGATACCACTTTGTACATTGTACTCCTTTAGCATTTTTCGCACTTTCAAGAGGATTTCTATGTTTATCTTGTTGTGAATTTTGAATAAGTGTTCAACTATTGGGAGGAAGTTAAATCTTTGCCACACTAAACCATCTATTACAACTAAACCAGGACTATCAatcaaaatgaaggaaaagaaaaagaaaaagaaaaaagaagcaatgCGAGatacataacatttttcaccaTAGCTTTAGCATTAACAATTGTTATGTTGTCAAGTTTTTATTGATTCTCATATCAAAATATCCCCTTAAGAGTTTTATTTAGATTGATAGGCTTGAGAATGTtcttatgaaaaagaaaaatgttcttAAACCAAAGTTTCaccattttaagaaatataCTTTTAGATcttggtttttatatttttgttatgttttttgtgtttttaatggTGAAAGTACTAAAATGTGAGTAATGGAAGCCTAACAGAATGAACATTAGGTGGGCAAAGTGCCAACTTTTAAATTACAGGTAGACAATTAAACTACAGgtggataagttgtaatttgttcaaaaattatatatggttaattataattttagactaGGACCAAGTTtgtattcaatttttatatatataataaataaataaaaaatcttccaaaaaaaaaaatataaataaaataaaataaaaattccgcTAACAGTTTCAAACAAGTCCAATATTTTCCCAAATATGTGGGCAATTAGGCCCGACATAATTACATAAATACTACGCTGCCGTTATTTTGCTCACATTAAACGGAAACCAAAAATCTCCTTCGAAACCaagatttttaaaatcaaataaggTGAGCAACCGCAACCCCAACCTCTTTCATTCACTTTCCCATTATTCTAAATTCATCTTCTTTCCAATTTGGCtgttgatttttcctttttttcgcTTGGCGAATGGCGAGATTTCCATTTAGTTGCTGATTAAAGTGACAAATTGTTGAAATAAGCAATGTCTGTTTAACTAACTCTCTTACTATATTCTTTTTAACATTTCGTTCCGTTAAAACTATGCTCGTTTTGGCATTAAAACAAACACCTAGTATGCTACTTCATGCTGTCTGTACTTCGTTGCTGTTACCTTAAACGAGTGCTTCTGGAGACACCCAATTCCCAAACTTATCGTTGTGCGCTTTCTTTGCTTTCAAAAGCAGAAATTGCATTGGTTATAGCTTTTAAAAGCAAGTATAGTATATGGTTCTGTTGGGttctttaatttgtttaaaacCCTGTTGAACTTGTAGAACATTTCTTactttcaaaaaacaaaaaaagattgtatttattttagataatgATTGTTAGAAAGCACTTTCAAAAAGCAGACTAAGAAGTGCTCAGTGTTGAAATTTATGCTTTTGTAGGCAAAATGAAGTGAGGATGAGTGCAAGTATTCTGGTAGCTGAGGCAGTGTGGAAGGACATTGAGTCCACTCGTTCAGGTcgtttatctttttttcttttctacttagAAGCTGATattatgaatttttgaaaataagtttatcaaattttcattcaGTTTTGATTACTTATGTGGACATTTGATAACACGGAACAAATTGAAATGGGGCAGTGTCCAATGATCAGCTCTCCACGTTAGTATTTCTATATCCATTTCAACACTTTGTTGCAAATATTAGTAATGTTTTGTAATGTGGTTGAattattttggtgttttcaattttgggcTATAAATGCAGCTTGCATTTCTTGTTTGGTAAGAACTTTGAGCGAGCCACTAGGATAGTAGATCAAAGAGGTGTCAAGAGGATTTCTGGTGAGCCTAGCGGGCGGTTCATCTTTCAGGTGAAGATTATTTCTTTACTTGCATATGCGTTTCGTTACCTTATGGATAGACATGCTAACGAAATTGACAACTAGATGGTTCGATCCAGATCAGAACAAGCATCTGCATCATGAAGTTGTCTTAAAggttaaattttgtttggacatttttttcattttgtgaaTCTGGAACCCTAGCTGAGGAATTTCAAGtccaaaagtttgaaaattttcaatatttttttcatgcatttatcAATTTGCGTGAAATTATAAAGAAATATTTAGAAATTTAGATGACATCAGCTAaataatgagaaatttgaagaagcTGGATTAGCCAAAAGTTGCCAATTTGGTAGTTGAGGCCaagatgggttgggttgaagaAACCTGTTAATTTTGACCGGGTAATGAGGAAGATGAAATCTAAGACTGTTTCTCCACTTATTTGGTCTGGTTAGGTTGTCGGAGAATCACGGAGGAAGGAGGAATATTTCTGCTTTGCTGAATGCTATTGTGCATGTTATTCGTTCTTCTATGACATTGTAAATAGAGGGGAACAACTATGTGTAAGATCACCATTCTTGCTTATCCATTAAATTATGAAGTCAAACCCTTTAagctttccttttgtttttgcaacaagtttcttgtatttaattctttttcttttttacctgTTTCTTACAGTGTAAGCATCAATTAGCTGCAAGACTAGCTGCATCCTTGGAAGCTTGCATTGAAGTTAAGGTGTCTGATGAGAAGTTAGCTCTATTGCTATCAAAACTTTGAAATCTTTCAATTGAATACTTTGCATTTGGTGTTGAAGTTTTGCATGAGCAAAGAACAAGTTGATGTGTTCATTAAGTTGTACCACGTGATTTTCATTTTGTGAGGagcatttctaaaatatattagCATCCATAGGCATTGGAAATTAGAATATATATTGCCTTATATTGGAATTTATAGAGGTTTGCTATTAGGATGACTGTTCAGATGTTATTGGCATCTACTTTTGCTTAGAAATTTTTTCACTGCAACAGCTCACTGATGGAATGTGGTATTGTGAAATTTGTGTAGTCTGTTGTTTCTTCTATAAATAAAGAGGATACTGTTGTTGATCAAATGTGTTcctaacattttattttttgtttatacatATTTTGGATTAATTGCTTATATTCACACAATCTCTCTtgataaatattcattttacgCATAAACCATTTTTAAGTGTTCTGTGTCAAACTGGTTTGATCATGTGGTAGGTTTTTAATGGTTACATATGAGGCTATGACTTTGCACATTGTAGATGAAATATAGATTGCAAACAATTATGTATTAGGAGCATTGGAAATAGGAGCTCATAAAGTGAGGATAGTGCATTATCCAGTTATTATCAAGTCAATTGCTTTCACACGTGAAGTTAATGCATCAGTTGATAGCactactaaaattttatttgtctaagcatgtgtgtgcatgtgagagagagagagagagagagagaataggaACAGGAGGTCATAGCGTGactttgtgggggggggggggggggagattaTGAGCTTGTAACGCGTACAAAAGTATGACCGAATGgataaaatgaaagaagaaaaagagatcaATGCAAGATCATCCTAAGAGTTTCATAAAATGAAGGAGACTTCTGTGTTGGCACATCAAAATTTTAAGGAGAATAAATAAGGGAGTTTCCTAAAGATATTGTTGTTGGGCATCTTCCAGAATTTGTGTCTATAGGAAGATAAGGCTGACATATGACCATGTATTACTGTTCAATATGTATTATCGGTGTAAATCTAAACAACATAAGGCTGagatgaattttcttttcttttcctgttttTGGAGGGTCAGGGGGAGTTGTTTGAAGAAAGACCATATAATATATTAGTGGATTCAGACTCCATTTCCATACAATTATGTGTGATGTGACCAAAATCCTGAGGAATTAACTTCTTTCATTTTCAGTTGCTCattgttgaaattttatgtGTTATTGCTTGTTCCTTGTGGCTAAGGTTGCCCAGTGCTGGTGTTATAGCACCTGATAATATTTCTCCATTAGAGTATAGAAGAGAAAAAACCTGTAATTATGGTTTGTATTTTAGATCTTCCTAATAAACTGAACCacatgtttaatattttttgtattgcATGAGCAGTATAACGTTTAATGTTTGAGCACATCTGGTTAAATGGTTTTGCTTCTGCTTGTAGTGTTCCCTTCAAGTAGTCTACTAACCATCTAAAATTTAGTAACATATCATGATTCCGTATTTGTTCTccttaatttataattaatttcagATATTATAATACAGAAAAATATTGAATACTCtaggagtatcataaatgcgtactcaCCTTTCTCACATGAATTATAGGTCcaaccataaatttaattagtaggatCCACAGTTATGTAAGAGgagggagtatgcatttatggtactccaggagtactcaataattaaccttataatataataatagctACAAATGCACAATGAATTCATTGTCATGATTATGGGGGCACTTTTTTAGAACCATAACTTTGAGGAGGCTTTTATCTTCATCCTAAAATGGCTTACAATAAGCAGGTAATGTAGGTGATGTAGCTTACAATAAAAGATACAAATGCACAATGATGTTGGCCCCTCTGTTTGATTCATGTGTAAATATATGGAGTTTGTAGAGATGTTTTACattcatttaataattttacGTTTTCTAACTTTAGTGCCAAACTTATTGTTTTGTATATGTGAAAATAAGAATTCCTTATCATGTGTGTGGTATGCATTGAAGggcacaatttatttatttttcatgaattGATCTTTAGTCAATCATTTGGTAGACTTGGAATGACATATCCTTCGGTTTTGACAATCACATGTGATCGAtttcttgtttgttttaatgataaacaaataaatttgagTTGTGGTGTTATTGTATTGGTTTGTGTAAAGTTATTatttacaattatgttttatgttaactttattccatgacaaaaaatgttgtatttgttttaattttgttctttttattttgtgggattttattatattgggtttagtattaagttggtaaAGAATCGAGcataaaatgaagaatcagtggatttcaCGAGTGTCTCGCTAGAAGCTTACCCGCGAAAGAGCCACGTGAGAAGCATATGTTAGAcgttgaagagtcatgccagtcTGGAGGATTTCGCGATTGTCTCGCAGGTAAGGTTTTCTCACGAGATACCCGCGAAACTCtttgcctggaggatttttaagtgtgaccttcttacccttcacctatactatatataccctcagaAGTGTAAGGAGgtcattcagaaagaaaaaccctagataggttttctacaacacacacatccattttttgagagagagctactcatctttagtgagaaatcattctagtttcttctccttctctcttccattgtcataccttgagaagAGATTTATACCCAAACACAATACACACATTTTCAGAGtatagagagtgttttggagcttgggaagctcTAGGGATTTaccaaaagaagccggtgaggcttggtggatgcaatcgggcgtattgcaTGATCCAGAGAGCTAGAAAAAACAAGATTTCGTTAAGTCAGTTggtagtaggagcttggagggttcaagtacattggatagactaggcttggaatgtcttttgttattcgtgtactccaactttattctctagtggatcaatttactgcttggagggcgacggagaggtttttcgctgagttctttggtttcctcttcgataacacgtcttggtgttatcttgtggtTACATTTATCTttccttactcttgtgctttacttttattgtttgttgttcatgtttttGCACTAGAGTAATATCGGTTCATTGTGcacatttactcttgtttccgCACTTTGATTAAGtaagagtaaaagcaatctagccgtaatttttattgggggtctaaacaagctcttgtattTTCACACAAATTTGAGCTTTCAGTTCGTATCATGGATTAACTTTTGTGTTaggttggttggttggttggtaTGATTGGTTACCTTTTGTATTACGTGGGCTGTTAGTAAGTCTTACCAATTTCAGTTCTGCTATATTGTGTTGCAATGTTGTATGTacattattgtgaaatttattccAAAACAACCCTTTCAATGGTTCTTAATAGGCATATGAAGCACTATTTTGATTAAGtaagagtaaaagcaatctagccgtaatttttattgggggtctaaacaagctcttgtattTTCACACAAATTTGAGCTTTCAGTTCGTATCATGGATTAACTTTTGTGTTaggttggttggttggttggtaTGATTGGTTACCTTTTGTATTACGTGGGCTGTTAGTAAGTCTTACCAATTTCAGTTCTGCTATATTGTGTTGCAATGTTGTATGTacattattgtgaaatttattccAAAACAACCCTTTCAATGGTTCTTAATAGGCATATGAAGCACTATTTTGATTAAGtaagagtaaaagcaatctagccgtaatttttattgggggtctaaacaagctcttgtattTTCACACAAATTTGAGCTTTCAGTTCGTATCATGGATTAACTTTTGTGTTaggttggttggttggttggtaTGATTGGTTACCTTTTGTATTACGTGGGCTGTTAGTAAGTCTTACCAATTTCAGTTCTGCTATATTGTGTTGCAATGTTGTATGTacattattgtgaaatttattccAAAACAACCCTTTCAATGGTTCTTAATAGGCATATGAAGCACTATTTTGTctgttaaattataaataatgaGTGTTCTACGGGTTTGAATTATGAGTCAATAGTCATCCTTTCTATCTAAAGCACACTTGTTTTAATAATGTTGGCCCTTCTGTTTTAATTCATGTTTAAATATATTGAGTTTTTAGACATGTTTTACCttcatttaatcattttacaTTTTCTAACACAAGTGCCAAACTTATTGTTTTAATGTTTTGTATATGTGAAAACAAGAATTCCTTATCATGCGTGTGGAATGCATTTAAGggcacactttttttttttttttttttttttcatgaattgaTCTTTAGTCAATCATTTGGTAGACTTGGAATAACAGATCCTTGGATTTGAAAATCATATATGATCAATTTCCAATTTGTTTTAATGATAACTTGTATTGGTTCTTATGATAATTCAAGTTTTGTATTAGGTTGGTTGGCTGGTTGGTATGATGGTTTAACTTTTGTATAAGGTAGGCTGTTATTAAAGTCTTTAACAATTGCAGTTTCTGCTATATTTTATTCCAATGTCGTCTGTGCATAATTGTGAGATTTATTTCAAAACAACCCTTTTAATGGTTGTTAATTGGCACATGAAGCACTATTTTTTCTGTTGCATTATAAATAATGAGTGGTCGGTGGGTTTGATTTATGAGTGATTGTTTATCCTTCCTATCTGAAGCCTAAAGGTCAGTATAATGATGCCTCTGTATTGTTAAATGAACAGTCATATCCTTTCTATCTGAAGCCTAAAAGGTCATAAGTCTCATGACAATTATGCCTCTGTATTTGGTGGTGAAATTTGCTATGGAGATTTAGGGACCCCAACTCAGACAATGCTCAGCGGTTGCTCAAAATGGAGGGCACCCTTCTCTGGCCCAGGTCACGAACATGTCATTCAGTTGGTGGCAACAACTTGAATCCACTTCTCACTTCTAATTGATTGTTGCCGACACTGCCCAAATGAATGTGAAAAGCATTCTAAGACCAGGCTAAAAAGCACACCCAAAAAAGGATCCCCATTAATGCACAACATAATTGATTGGTCCCTCCCTCCACTTGTGTGTGTATATCTTGTCTGTGTCATTCTCTCCTCTTAAATCAAGCTACCAATAAACTCACAAGATTTTCAATCCAATATTAATTTTCTGATCATTTCCCATCAGCTATATTGTAAATTTacaatagattttattttttgagtttggtTTAGAAATGtatataaatactaaatatataCCCCACTCTTGGTCTCGAACCCGAGACTGTCACAACCCGAGGTGCCACTAGACCAACATCGTCATCGGCAACTATATTGTGATAAATAGAGTCATATTCAGgtcaaactattttataaattatattggaTATTCATTCTTAAAATGCACACCAAAATCTTATGTTAATTGGGTATTATTTACTATCCAACCTATAAAACTTATATATCAAAACATTCCAAAAGCGCTTAAATGACATTCCTTAATACCTTATCTGTCATCATGAATGCTTAGAACTGTATTTTCCTCTTCCGTTTTTTCAAGCCTCGTGTTGTCTTTGGGTTGCTAATGCTCTGTTGATAAATTTCTAAATGCTATGCCCTCTTTATTACAGTTTCATTTTCGGAAGACACTCCAATTATTGAGTAATCAGAGATGTTGCCTCCAATGAACCAGTCCCAAATCTAAATCTCAGATAAGATTTTCACTATGATCTCTAAACCACAGTGCCATCAGATCagcaataacaacaataatctTTACAAGAAGATTTGACAATTAGCAATAACAACAGTAACCTTTACAACAAGATTTGACAATTACAATAACTTTGTGAAGTAAACCagtaaataaagtaaaaaacaaatgaatctGTTTCAAAAAAAGTTAAAGCTTTTGTGTATTTTTAACCACTAATTTACcctagaagataaaaaaaacaaaaaaaccaagttgcaaaccaacaaaaacaacaaaatcctaaaGCCACTGTCACGCTATGGAACGATTCCGTGAGTTCTCATCTTACAAATCCAATAATGGAACGATGTCTTTGAGTTCCTGAACCCCACAAATCCATACTCTTTGCTCTTGTTCATGCTATCCAAAAGTGTCTGACTCCCAAGAACCACATCAACAAACCACCAAGCCCCAACATCTTCCAATTTTGTAGGCACCAAGCCCTTCTCCCTCACGATCTCCTCCCACACTGGACCCTTATTCTTCATCATCTCTTGCAAGCTCAATTTAAACTTCTCATCAAATTCCCCACACTGCACTCCAAACTGTTCTGCCAAAACCTTCCATAAGTGCTTCCACTTGAACACATCCCCATTGCTACAATTAAAGGCCTCATTCTTCGCGTTAGGATCCACTGCCGCCCATATCTGATGCTCAGCAACCAAATCTGCATCTGAGGCATCACAATACCCTTCCCACGCTGCACGACTCCCCGGAAACCTCAATACTGTGCCCTCATGTTTACAAATCGCGGCATAAACGCATAAACTCCCAACAATGTTCATCAAACTAAAAGGCGAAAACCCAAATACCGTTCCAGGCCTATGAATTGACCATTTCAAACCCTCCTTCTTTTTCACCTCCTCAAACAAAACATCTTCCAGCGAATAGTAAAAATTGGGTACTTCCAATCTTAAAAGATCTTCATGAAACGGAGGTTCATGGGACTTAATTTTCCCAAACAAATCGAAAGGGCCAATATAGTGTTTTCTACCAGTTTGCAAGCAAATATGTTGCAAATTCGGTGCATTTGGGATGATAGCATTGAGAACATTGCGCAACATGTCAGCATTGACCTTACAGTTTTCAGCTTCCTCATGCATATTGGCCCATGTCACGTAGAAAACGTGTGTGACATCCGTGAGTTTTGAGAGCTTGGCATGGGATTGTTGGGCATCCAATATGTCACACTGGATGTACTCAACAGGGTAGTTAGAAGAAGTCCAGGCAGGGCGGGGGCGGCGAGCCACGCCATAGACCTTCCACAGCCCACCAGGAGTATCAGAGAGTGGCAGGATCTCGGCAAGGCTATTGCCAACTATGCCAGTCACACCAATGATTAGAGCCACGCTCTTGTACCGTGGTGGCGCATCACTGTTGTTGCTTTTTTTCTGTAGGATTTGATCAAATGAGAGAATGAGATTGTTAGAGAGTTGGAGAGAAGAAAGATtggtaattgaaataaaattgaagaGATTCATCAATTATGGGGTTGGAATTAATCACTTGCCTTTGCAGCACCTATTGCTCCAGCCCACCACCAGCTCATTATTGTGAATGCAGACAAAGAAAGATGTATATATCTGTGTTTTTATGGGTACACTGTacacacaaaaagagagaatggGCGTTagaattgttgaaatatatagagtgcgtttgggaagcgcgttttgcgcttcccaaacgcgTTTGCGTttctggaaaattttttttttttttttttccagcgaatgaacagtaaaagtactgttcatgtactgtgcgggagacaaattttactgttcatacactgttcacgcactgttcatgggacccgcaatcactttattcagaaaaaaatattaaaaatgggtcccacggtactatttacacatttaaaaattattttgctacagtgtttttcagttttcagtttcagttttcagttttcagctgtatccaaacggacccatagaGTTAAGAGTTGTTGCAGCTAAGCATGGGCTTGTTCTTCAGTTTGGCAGTGATAGTTGTTCCAAATTTCCAATGTATTTATAATGGATAGGCATGTAATCTTTTGTATcctcttttatatatttaacaaatacTTTTATTTAAGGAAGTTCAACAAGTACAGTTCAACTTAGCAAAAGTCTATCCCTAAATATTTGCGTTTGAGTGGTTGAAGAGTGAAGATTT
This genomic window contains:
- the LOC115968990 gene encoding zinc finger SWIM domain-containing protein 7 isoform X4; protein product: MSASILVAEAVWKDIESTRSVSNDQLSTLHFLFGKNFERATRIVDQRGVKRISGEPSGRFIFQVVGESRRKEEYFCFAECYCACYSFFYDIVNRGEQLCCKHQLAARLAASLEACIEVKVSDEKLALLLSKL
- the LOC115967592 gene encoding 3-oxo-Delta(4,5)-steroid 5-beta-reductase-like, encoding MSWWWAGAIGAAKKKSNNSDAPPRYKSVALIIGVTGIVGNSLAEILPLSDTPGGLWKVYGVARRPRPAWTSSNYPVEYIQCDILDAQQSHAKLSKLTDVTHVFYVTWANMHEEAENCKVNADMLRNVLNAIIPNAPNLQHICLQTGRKHYIGPFDLFGKIKSHEPPFHEDLLRLEVPNFYYSLEDVLFEEVKKKEGLKWSIHRPGTVFGFSPFSLMNIVGSLCVYAAICKHEGTVLRFPGSRAAWEGYCDASDADLVAEHQIWAAVDPNAKNEAFNCSNGDVFKWKHLWKVLAEQFGVQCGEFDEKFKLSLQEMMKNKGPVWEEIVREKGLVPTKLEDVGAWWFVDVVLGSQTLLDSMNKSKEYGFVGFRNSKTSFHYWICKMRTHGIVP
- the LOC115968990 gene encoding zinc finger SWIM domain-containing protein 7 isoform X1 gives rise to the protein MQNEVRMSASILVAEAVWKDIESTRSVSNDQLSTSLHFLFGKNFERATRIVDQRGVKRISGEPSGRFIFQVVGESRRKEEYFCFAECYCACYSFFYDIVNRGEQLCCKHQLAARLAASLEACIEVKVSDEKLALLLSKL
- the LOC115968990 gene encoding zinc finger SWIM domain-containing protein 7 isoform X2; translation: MQNEVRMSASILVAEAVWKDIESTRSVSNDQLSTLHFLFGKNFERATRIVDQRGVKRISGEPSGRFIFQVVGESRRKEEYFCFAECYCACYSFFYDIVNRGEQLCCKHQLAARLAASLEACIEVKVSDEKLALLLSKL
- the LOC115968990 gene encoding zinc finger SWIM domain-containing protein 7 isoform X3; the encoded protein is MSASILVAEAVWKDIESTRSVSNDQLSTSLHFLFGKNFERATRIVDQRGVKRISGEPSGRFIFQVVGESRRKEEYFCFAECYCACYSFFYDIVNRGEQLCCKHQLAARLAASLEACIEVKVSDEKLALLLSKL